The sequence below is a genomic window from Selenomonas ruminantium subsp. lactilytica TAM6421.
TCAAAGGCATGACGCCGTACACCTTCTTCATCACCCCCATTGATGAGATGACACCGCTTTGGTCAATGCCGGACCGGAAGAACAAGACGAGGCTTTCCACCATCAATATCAAGAAGGCGGCAGAGAAACGCGAGCAGGAAGCCAAGGAAAAGAAGAAGCAGCAGGAAGAGCGGGCCAAGTCAGGCGACCAGAAGGTCTATGGTGACGAACTGTTAGACCGTGCCCGGGCAGCCGTCAAGGCCGATAAAGATAAAGGCAAGGAAAAAACGGCGAGTGAAAAAGCCGCCGACAAAGCAGCAGAAACCGCCAAGGCAGCAGTAGAGACGGTAAAACAGGAACCTGACAAGGCGCCTCAGGCTGGCAAAGCTGCGAAAAAGAACAATAAAAAGGAAAAGCCAGCCAAGACAGAGGTGAAGGCTGAACCGAAGGATGTCATGTATTTTTCCGGCTTCAATCAGGCCGGGCTGGATTTCCTGAAGCGTCAGATCGATCCGCAGGATAGCTACACATTCCTGCCCATGGGGGCACCTACGGCTGCGGAAATGGGCAAAACCGTCTACAATGCCAGCCTTGTGCCCGGAGCTGCAGTCGGCGTAGCCGTGGCTTATGGCGATTTTGCTGTGGGCGCCACGGGCACGGTGACAGCTGTAGATGGCGATAATATCCTGGCTTTCGGCCATCCCTTCCTGCATCGGGGCAATGTGAACTATTTCATGACCGATGCCAAGGTGGTAGGCACCATCAGCGGGCAGAGCAATGGCATGAAAGTCGCCAATATCGGCAACATCATCGGCCGTATCAAACAGGACCGTGCTACGGGGATTTCCGGCACGTTGGGCGAGTTCCCCTCGGTGGTTCCCATCAAGGTCAATGTCCGTGACAATTCCCTGGCCCGCAATGTCAACTACGGTGCCCGGATTGCCTATGACGAAGATTTCCTGCCTCAGCTTTCGGGAGGCATTGCTTATGCCGCCCTGTCCAAGACCAGTGACAACCTCAGCGGCAGCACGGCCAAGGTGGGCTTCAGGATTCGCACCGATGCAGTACAGGATGGTGTGGTATCCCGGGATAATATGTTCTATAACACCGCTGATGTGGGACAGATTGCCATGGCGGAACTGATCCAGGCCGTGAGCACCATCTGCCAGAACACCGACAAGGAATCGGATATCATCGACGTACAGGTGGATATCACCGTGGATGGCGGCCGCAAGACGGCCTCCATTGTTTCCGCCGTGCCGGACAAGAAAAAGGTGAAACCCGGCGACACGGTGAAATTCACCACGACCATCAAGCCTTACCGCAAATCCCAGGAAACCCTGATCATTCCCTACACGGTGCCGGAAGCACAGCCGGCAGGGACCATGAATCTAGACATTCGGGGCGGCGGCCTGACGCCGGTGACCTCCCTGATGCTTTTGCAGCAGGCAGGCGTGGATGTGACCACAGAAGCCGAGAGCAAGCTGACCACAGAAGCCAAATTGCAGAAGCTGGAGAAGGCCGGCCGCAACAATGAAATCGTCATTGCACCCGGAGCCGTGCAGATGCCGGCCAGCAAGTCGGCAATCCTGCGGGCTCAGCGGGATGCTGCCCGCAAGAGCAAGGAGCGGGCCAGCAATCTTGATAAATTAGGCAAGCAGCCAGTAACGCCTGGTGAGACGAAATTTACCACTGGTTATATCATCGACAATGTGATCCATTCCACCCTGACAGTGGAACGGGGCTGATGGTAAAAGTGTAACTCCCCTATTGTAAAGACTGGCGGTTAATGGTAAACTATTGGTTGGTGCTTTTAAAAGCGCGACTACTAGGAGGATAAAGAACTTAATGGAAAAGTTGATTATACACGGGGGACGTCCCTTAAAAGGGCGCGTAAAAATCAGCGGGGCCAAGAATGCAGTGCTGCCCATCATTGCGGCAACACTCTTGGGACAAGATAGGGAAAGTCTTTTGGACGAAGTTCCGGCATTAGAAGACGTACATACCATTACCGAGGTCTTGAAAAAATTAGGGGTAAAAGCAGACTTCGATGAAGAAAAGCATCAGCTGCGTGTGGACAGCACGGTGATTGGCAGCTGCGAGGCACCGTACGATCTGGTGCGTAAGATGCGGGCCTCCTTCCTGATCATGGGGCCGCTGCTGGCCCGTTGCGGACAGGCAAAGATTTCCCTGCCCGGCGGCTGTGCCATCGGCACCCGGCCCATTGATCTGCATTTGAAGGGCTTTGAAGCACTGGGCGCTAAGATCAAGATCGGTCACGGCTTTATCGAGGCCACGGCTCCAGAGGGGCTCAAGGGCACGAAAATCTACCTGGATTTCCCCAGCGTAGGTGCTACGGAAAACATCCTGATGGCCGCTTCCATGGCGGAAGGCGTCACCATCCTGGAAAATCCGGCCCAGGAGCCGGAAATCGTGGATCTGGCCAATTACCTCAATGTGATGGGGGCCAAGATCCGCGGTGCAGGCACCAATGTCATCAAGATTGAAGGCGTGTCCAAACTGACGGGGCGTGATTATACGATCATCCCTGACCGTATCGAAGCTGGTACCTATATGGTGGCAGCGGCTATGACCCAGGGGGATGTCTACATCGAGAATGCCATCAGCGAACATCTGAAACCTGTCATCGCCAAGCTCAAGGAAGCCGGCGTGAATATCGAAGAGGATGTGGACGGCATCCGCGTGACCTGCGATAAGCGCACCAAGGCCGTGGACATCAAGACCATGCCTTATCCGGGCTTCCCGACCGATATGCAGGCACAGTTCATGGCGATGCTGGCCATCTCTGAGGGTACCGGCATGGTCACGGAAACGGTGTTCGAAAACCGCTTCATGCATGTGGATGAATTGAAGCGCATGGGTTCCAATATCAAGATTGACGGCCGCACCTCTGTGGTGGAAGGGGTGGAAACCCTTACGGGCTGTCAGGTGAAGGCTACCGACCTCCGTGCTGGTGCCGCTATGGTATTGGCCGGTCTGGTGGCAGAAGGCGAAACCCAGGTGGGATACATCCATCATATCGACCGTGGCTACGACAATCTCGTACAGAAACTGGTGGGTCTTGGGGCAGATATCTGCCGCCGGGATTCCTGAAAATAGCAAAGAGGCCTTGCGGCCTCTTTATTTTTTGTCCATATTCTGTTATAATATCTTATGTTGCGGTTGTAGCTCAGTTGGATAGAGCGTCCGCCTCCTAAGCGGCAGGTCGCGCGTTCGAATCGCGCCAATCGCACCAGTTTTTTGTAAAAGATGCCCGGTGATGAAAGAGAAATTCATCACCGGGCTTAGTTTATATTTTTGCTTACTCAATCGGGCAGGAATGTGTTTCTCCGCCTCTTTCTGCCTGATGTTTCCCCTCGAACAGTGCTTCGCTGACCTTGCGCATCAGCTCGTCCTGTTCTGCGGCTGCCGAGAAGATCACTTTGTTTTCGGGAGCCGTGCTCTCCTGTTCCAGTTCCGTGATGGAAAGCTGCAGCCGGTGACTTTTGTCCTTGCGGAAGGAATAATTCATCCGGGTGGCCAGCCATTCCGTGATCATTTCGATGTTCTGGAAGGAAGCGACCTTGTTATAATCCTTGTAGACCTCTGCTGCCAGTTCGGCGGCTTTTTTCTTGTCACCGGTTACGCCAATCAGGGAGAAGCTGGTGGCGTCTCCTTCCGTGACAAGGCTGTTGATGATATAAAGCATGTTAAAACCTTTCTTTCTATAATAATTGCAAAATGCTGATTCTATTGTAGCAGATATAGCTTTGCTGTCAAATTGCATAAAGTATGTTCAAAGGACATTTACAGTGGAGCGTGTATACTCATGATGGACATAAGGGCGGATTGTACGCCTATCGTTACAAGTTTACAAAAGTTGATAAATTTTTGTGTTATTTTTCTTTCACAACTATTATTTATGAGATATATATTAATAGTTTTTGAGAATTGATTCCGGAAAAGGGACATATGTCTTTGTTTTGCAGAAGGGAAAAATGTATAGTTGTCCATGTAACAGTTTTTACACATTGCCATACTTTGCAGATACTTTTATTTATGCTATAATGTCTACCCGTAACAAACATTGCAGAGATGTGATGCTGTGTGTATGTATTTTCGAGAAAGTTAGGAGAATGATTTATGGTAGAAACGCAACCTGTAAATCGCAAAAAAGCGTTTAATATGCTTTTCTTCCTGGAATTCTGGGAGCGGTTTGGTTTTTACGGTCTGCAGGCTGTGCTGGCAGGCTTCTTCGTTAAGAGCCTGGGCATGGAAGACGCAGAGTCCTTTGTTGTATTTGGTGCATTCAGCGCCATGGTATATGGTTATGTATCCATCGGCGGTTTCCTGGGGGACAAGGTCCTCGGAACCCAGCGCACGATCACGCTGGGGGCTGTGGTGCTCATGATCGGTTATTTCATGATGGGCATGGCTGGTGCCAATAAGGACATGGTGTTCCTGGCCCTGGGTGCGATTGCCTGCGGTAATGGTATCTTCAAGGCAAACCCGTCCTCCCTGCTTTCCAAGCTCTATGAAGGGGCAGAGGAGGAGTTGGACAGTGCGTTCACCATGTATTATATGGCCGTGAATATCGGTTCTTTCATCTCCATGCTGCTGGTGCCGATTATCGGTGCACAGTATGGCCTTGATCTGGGCTTTATGATCTGTGCGATGGGCCTTGTCCTGGCTATTGGCGGTTTCATCAGCTTCCGGTATCTGGTGCGGGGCATTGACTCTCCGGCCGGTGCAGAAAAGCTTTCTTATACGAAGCTGGCAGCTGTCATCGCCGGCGTGGTCGCTATGACCTTCGTTTCCAGCTGGCTGCTTTCCCATCTGTCCGTGGCTCACTGGCTGTTGCTGATCATCGGTATCCTGGTATACGGCGTATTCTTCAAGATGATCATCCAGTCTACGGGTGCAACCCGCAGCCATATGATTGCGGCGATGATCCTGATTGTGGAAGCTATCGTGTTCTTCACCCTTTACAATCAGATGCCCACGTCCCTGAATTTCTTTGCCATCAAGAACGTGGAGCACAGCATCATGGGCATCAACATTCCCGATGCACAGGTATTCCAGACCCTCAATCCGTTCTGGATCATGCTGGCCAGCCCGGTTTTGGCCTTCATGTATTCCCGTTTCGGCAGCCAGGGCAAGGATCTGTCCATGCCGGCTAAGTTCGCTCTTGGCATGCTGCTGACGGCAGGTTCCTTCCTCGTAGTTGGCTTCTCGGCTAACTTTGCCAATGAAGGCGGTATCGTCTCTGCCTGGTGGCTGGTTGGTTCCTATTTCCTGAGCTCCATTGGCGAGCTGCTGATCAGCGGTCTGGGCCTGTCCATGATTTCCAAGCTCGTGCCCCAGAAGCTTATCGGCTTCCTGATGGGTGCCTGGTTCCTGACCACGGCAATCTCTTCCATCATCGGCGGCTGGGTGGCCAGCCTTACGGCTGTGCCGAAGGATGTTACGGATCCTGTGCTGACCTTGGGCGTATATTCCGACGTCTTCACGCAGATCGGTCTCGTGACCCTGGGCGTAACGGTATTGATGGCCGCTACGGTTCCTCTGCTGAACAAACTGATCAACAAGCAGGATGATGAGGTTGTGGAAGCAGAACCCGCTCTGCAAAAATAATTTTAAAATAAGTATTGACACTTGCTTTCGCAGTCGCTATAATAACATATGTTGATTGCGAAAGCAGTTACCATGACTCAGTAGCTCAGTTGGATTAGAGTATTTGACTACGAATCAAAGGGTCGGGGGTTCGAGTCCCTCCTGGGTCACCATATTGAAATGACCAGTCCTTACCTCTCGCGGGGTAAGGGCTTTTTGCTATGAAATCTTTGATTGGCATTTTTGTGACAGTTGCGGTATAATATTGTCCTAGGTGAAAATTCGCCCAAGATAAGGGCTATGAGATATGGAGAGTGAATATTGTGTTAGATATCAAATTTGTCCGGGAGCATCTGGACGAAGTAAAAGAGATGCTGAAGAACCGTTGCAATCCGCTGAACCTCGATGATTTTTCGGCTTTGGAGCAGGAGCGCCGCAATCTGCTGCAGCAGACGGAGACGCTGAAGGCTGAGCGCAATGCGGTATCCAAGGAAATTAGCGTGATGAAGAAGAACAAGGAAAACGCTGATGACAAGATTGCCGAGATGCGTGCTGTCGGTGAAAAGATTTCGGCTCTCGATGCGGATCTCAAGGATGTTGAGGAAAAGCTGCGCGACATCCTGCTGCACATTCCGAATATGCCGAAGGCTGATGTGCCCATCGGCAAGGATGATACGGAAAATCCGGAAGTGCGCAAATGGGGCACGCCGAAGGAATTCTCCTTCGAGCCGAAGGCACATTGGGATATCGGTACGGATCTGGATATCCTGGATGCTGACCGTGCTGCCAAGGTTACGGGGGCCCGTTTCATGTTCTACAAGGGCTTAGGTGCCCGTCTGGAACGTGCCTGCATCAACTTCATGATGGATCTGCATGCCACGAAACATGGTTATACGGAAATGCTGGCTCCTTATATTGCCAACAAGGACAGCATGACGGGGACGGGCCAGCTGCCGAAGTTTGCGGAAGATATGTTTAAGCTGGAAGGTCAGGATTATTATCTGGTGCCGACGGCAGAAGTGCCGACCACGAACTACCATCGTGATGAAATCCTCGATGGGGACAAGCTGCCGGAATACTACAGCGCTTATACGGCCTGCTTCCGTGCTGAAGCTGGCAGCGCCGGCCGCGACACCCGTGGTCTGATCCGTCAGCATCAGTTCAATAAGGTGGAGCTTATTAAGTTCGTTAAGCCGGAAACCAGCTGGGATGAATTGGAATCCATGGTGGATGCAGCCGAAGATGTGCTGCGGATTTTGGAACTGCCGTATCATGTGGTGCAGCTCTGCACGGGCGATATGAGCTTCACTTCGGCCAAGACCTATGATATCGAGGTTTGGTTCCCGTCCCAGGGCAAGTACCGTGAGATTTCTTCCTGCTCCAACTGCCTGGATTATCAGGCACGCCGTGCCAACATCAAGTTCCGTCGTGATGCGAAGTCCAAGCCGGAATTCGTGCATACGCTGAATGGTTCCGGCCTGGCTGTAGGCAGAACTGTGGCTGCTATTCTGGAGAATTATCAGCAGGAAGACGGTTCTGTGATTGTGCCGAAGGCACTGGTGCCTTATATGGGCGGGGTTGAAGTTATCCGCTAATCCGCTCTTGTTCCTTTTCTTTGGCTAAGAAAAGGAACCGAAAAGAAACTTGCGGACTGAAATCACATCACGTGATTTACGTCCGCGGGCGCCCATCCTTGGGCGCCGGGATAACGCATGACAAAAGATGTACAATTGTACAGTTAATATGTAATAATATGTCCTATACTGCTGGACAAAATTCGCTCTTTGCGGTAAGATAGATTAGTGATTATCTATCGTTTTCCGCATCGAGCGAATTTTTTTATTGAGGGGCTGGCATTTAGGAAGCCGGTTCCGGAGGGAAGGTGTATTTAAGTTTGGAAAGAAGTGGATTCTCTACCCGTTTGGGGTTTATTCTCGTGTCGGCGGGATGTGCCATTGGCTTAGGTAATGTGTGGCGTTTTCCTTATATTACCGGGCAGTATGGCGGAGCGTCTTTTGTACTGATTTATTTGATTTTCTTGGCTATCTTAGGTTTGCCTATCATGGTGGCGGAGTTTGCCGTAGGGCGGGCCAGTATCCGCAGTGCGGCTATGTCCTTTGATGTGTTGGAGCCGAAGGGAACGAAGTGGCACTGGCATAAATATACGGCCATCGGCGGTAATATGATCCTGATGATGTTCTATACCACCGTAGCGGGCTGGATGCTTTATTATCTGTATAAAACCGCAACCGGGGCTTTTGAGGGCTTGGATGCCGCAGGTATCGGCGCGGCTTTTGGCGGTTTGCTGCAGGATCCTGTTACCATGGGCGCCTATATGATGACCATCGTACTGCTGTGCGGCGGCGTCTGCTATCTGGGCGTGGAAGCCGGGGTGGAGCGCATCACGAAGTTCATGATGACCTGTCTGTTGGGGCTTATGATCATCCTGGGCATCAACTCGGTGCTGCTGCCCGGGGCTGGTGAAGGTCTGAAATACTACCTTTATCCGAATTTTGGCCGACTTATGGAGCATGGCCTGAAGGAAGTCATCTTTGCGGCGATGGGACAGGCCTTTTTCACGCTTTCCATCGGCATGGGCTCACTGGCGGTGTTCGGTTCCTATATCGGCAAGAGCAAGCGGCTGACCGGTGAGGCTATCTGGATCATCATTTTGGATACGTTCGTGGCCATTATGGCGGGGTTGATCATTTTCCCAGCATGCTTCAGCTATGGTGTCAGCCCATCCAGTGGGCCGAACCTTTTGTTCGTGACATTGCCGAATGTTTTCAATGCCATGCCCTTTGGGCGACTTTGGGGAACGTTGTTCTTCCTGTTCATGACCTTTGCGGCCATGTCCACGGTTATTGCCGTGTTTGAAAATCTCGTGGTCTGCTTCTTCGATCTGCTGCGGATCGATCGGCGGAAGATCATCTGCGCGGGCATCCCTGTGGTGATCCTGCTGTCCCTGCCCTGTGTGCTGGGCTTCAATGAGTGGAGCTGGATTCAGCCGCTGGGCGAAGGCTCGGGCGTGCTGGATCTGGAGGATTTCCTGGTGTCTAATAACATCCTGCCTCTGGGCAGCCTTGTCTATATGGCTTTCTGTACGAGCCGCTATGGCTGGGGCTGGGATAATTTCATCAAGGAAGCCGATACCGGCAAAGGTATGGCGTTCCCGAAATGGATTCGGTTTTATGTAACGTATATTCTGCCATTGATTGTGCTCATTATCTTTGTCAATGGGTACTATGCCTTGTTCTTTAGCAAGTAAATTATAACAAGCTGATGCGCCTCAAGCCAAGCCTTCCCCTTGAGGGGAAGGTGGCAGCCCGTAGGGCTGACGGATGAGGTGGAACGTTATTTTTAGATTGGAGGAATGCCTTATGATAAGGTTTTCCAAAGTTGAGAAGACTTATGACAGCCCGGCGGGGCCGGTGCCGGCACTCAAGGGCATTGATTTAGAGATTGCCAAGGGGGAGATCTTTGGCATTATCGGCTTGTCCGGTGCGGGCAAGTCTACGCTGGTGCGGTGCATCAATATGCTGGAACGGCCTACGGGCGGTTCCGTAGTGGTTGACGGGCGCGATATGACGGCGCTTTCGGACAGTGAGCTGCGCGAGGCGCGCAAGGACATCGGCATGATCTTCCAGCATTTCAACCTGCTGTCTTCGGCCACGGTCTATGATAACATCGCCTTCCCGCTGAAGCTGGCGGGGAAGGCTGACAAGGACATCCGGGAAAAAGTGGAGC
It includes:
- a CDS encoding dipeptide/tripeptide permease B gives rise to the protein MVETQPVNRKKAFNMLFFLEFWERFGFYGLQAVLAGFFVKSLGMEDAESFVVFGAFSAMVYGYVSIGGFLGDKVLGTQRTITLGAVVLMIGYFMMGMAGANKDMVFLALGAIACGNGIFKANPSSLLSKLYEGAEEELDSAFTMYYMAVNIGSFISMLLVPIIGAQYGLDLGFMICAMGLVLAIGGFISFRYLVRGIDSPAGAEKLSYTKLAAVIAGVVAMTFVSSWLLSHLSVAHWLLLIIGILVYGVFFKMIIQSTGATRSHMIAAMILIVEAIVFFTLYNQMPTSLNFFAIKNVEHSIMGINIPDAQVFQTLNPFWIMLASPVLAFMYSRFGSQGKDLSMPAKFALGMLLTAGSFLVVGFSANFANEGGIVSAWWLVGSYFLSSIGELLISGLGLSMISKLVPQKLIGFLMGAWFLTTAISSIIGGWVASLTAVPKDVTDPVLTLGVYSDVFTQIGLVTLGVTVLMAATVPLLNKLINKQDDEVVEAEPALQK
- the serS gene encoding serine--tRNA ligase, encoding MLDIKFVREHLDEVKEMLKNRCNPLNLDDFSALEQERRNLLQQTETLKAERNAVSKEISVMKKNKENADDKIAEMRAVGEKISALDADLKDVEEKLRDILLHIPNMPKADVPIGKDDTENPEVRKWGTPKEFSFEPKAHWDIGTDLDILDADRAAKVTGARFMFYKGLGARLERACINFMMDLHATKHGYTEMLAPYIANKDSMTGTGQLPKFAEDMFKLEGQDYYLVPTAEVPTTNYHRDEILDGDKLPEYYSAYTACFRAEAGSAGRDTRGLIRQHQFNKVELIKFVKPETSWDELESMVDAAEDVLRILELPYHVVQLCTGDMSFTSAKTYDIEVWFPSQGKYREISSCSNCLDYQARRANIKFRRDAKSKPEFVHTLNGSGLAVGRTVAAILENYQQEDGSVIVPKALVPYMGGVEVIR
- the murA gene encoding UDP-N-acetylglucosamine 1-carboxyvinyltransferase encodes the protein MEKLIIHGGRPLKGRVKISGAKNAVLPIIAATLLGQDRESLLDEVPALEDVHTITEVLKKLGVKADFDEEKHQLRVDSTVIGSCEAPYDLVRKMRASFLIMGPLLARCGQAKISLPGGCAIGTRPIDLHLKGFEALGAKIKIGHGFIEATAPEGLKGTKIYLDFPSVGATENILMAASMAEGVTILENPAQEPEIVDLANYLNVMGAKIRGAGTNVIKIEGVSKLTGRDYTIIPDRIEAGTYMVAAAMTQGDVYIENAISEHLKPVIAKLKEAGVNIEEDVDGIRVTCDKRTKAVDIKTMPYPGFPTDMQAQFMAMLAISEGTGMVTETVFENRFMHVDELKRMGSNIKIDGRTSVVEGVETLTGCQVKATDLRAGAAMVLAGLVAEGETQVGYIHHIDRGYDNLVQKLVGLGADICRRDS
- a CDS encoding SpoIVB peptidase S55 domain-containing protein, with product MILRRYIRKMVAAGLAGMMMSAPATGLAMDPIMPHSQVTGGMVGTAYTVVDSSGELKDFQVDIVGNMDNGKGSQPMIMAKASGPVIEQTGGILQGMSGSPVYVDGYLIGAVAAGIKGMTPYTFFITPIDEMTPLWSMPDRKNKTRLSTINIKKAAEKREQEAKEKKKQQEERAKSGDQKVYGDELLDRARAAVKADKDKGKEKTASEKAADKAAETAKAAVETVKQEPDKAPQAGKAAKKNNKKEKPAKTEVKAEPKDVMYFSGFNQAGLDFLKRQIDPQDSYTFLPMGAPTAAEMGKTVYNASLVPGAAVGVAVAYGDFAVGATGTVTAVDGDNILAFGHPFLHRGNVNYFMTDAKVVGTISGQSNGMKVANIGNIIGRIKQDRATGISGTLGEFPSVVPIKVNVRDNSLARNVNYGARIAYDEDFLPQLSGGIAYAALSKTSDNLSGSTAKVGFRIRTDAVQDGVVSRDNMFYNTADVGQIAMAELIQAVSTICQNTDKESDIIDVQVDITVDGGRKTASIVSAVPDKKKVKPGDTVKFTTTIKPYRKSQETLIIPYTVPEAQPAGTMNLDIRGGGLTPVTSLMLLQQAGVDVTTEAESKLTTEAKLQKLEKAGRNNEIVIAPGAVQMPASKSAILRAQRDAARKSKERASNLDKLGKQPVTPGETKFTTGYIIDNVIHSTLTVERG
- a CDS encoding sodium-dependent transporter, with the translated sequence MERSGFSTRLGFILVSAGCAIGLGNVWRFPYITGQYGGASFVLIYLIFLAILGLPIMVAEFAVGRASIRSAAMSFDVLEPKGTKWHWHKYTAIGGNMILMMFYTTVAGWMLYYLYKTATGAFEGLDAAGIGAAFGGLLQDPVTMGAYMMTIVLLCGGVCYLGVEAGVERITKFMMTCLLGLMIILGINSVLLPGAGEGLKYYLYPNFGRLMEHGLKEVIFAAMGQAFFTLSIGMGSLAVFGSYIGKSKRLTGEAIWIIILDTFVAIMAGLIIFPACFSYGVSPSSGPNLLFVTLPNVFNAMPFGRLWGTLFFLFMTFAAMSTVIAVFENLVVCFFDLLRIDRRKIICAGIPVVILLSLPCVLGFNEWSWIQPLGEGSGVLDLEDFLVSNNILPLGSLVYMAFCTSRYGWGWDNFIKEADTGKGMAFPKWIRFYVTYILPLIVLIIFVNGYYALFFSK